In the Neodiprion virginianus isolate iyNeoVirg1 chromosome 2, iyNeoVirg1.1, whole genome shotgun sequence genome, ACGCTTACTGCATAATTTTGTTACGGTGGAAGCTAAAAAGATCCATTGCTTCGACCATGATTCAACTGATTTTAAACAAATGCTAGTTCGAAAGGGTTgaatttgaaagttttatGGGATAATATAACACATCGCTCCATTTCACATTTGcataaagtaaaatattttaaatagaaTAGGgccgtatttttatttccatcaCAAACGATAATGCAGAAATTATGtgcaattgaatttcacgGTCTTGGTCCATGATTGATGACAGACGCTACTTTTGTCAATCTTTGTCGCAGGAAATTACGTATCATGAACACCTGTGCAATATTCATGAATTAATTGATAACTTGATAAATTGATAATCGATGATTAAGAAGCAACACAGGAtcgttataaatttcatttgtaattGCATCATACTTACTGCTACGGATAAGTTATACACGCTAGTTTGACTCAAAGTTTCATTTGACGAAAATCGTTACTGTTCCATGCCTTAACTTTTTACAATGCTGAATTATAATCGGGGTAACAATGTTTGGATACTTTAATGCAATGTCAATAACTTCTGGATATTTCGTAACCGggaaaggaaaacaaaaagtttCAATAAATCTCACGTTTAACATTTATcgagttcaaatttacaatattgaaGATAAGCGTGAGACAATGAATAACAGTTCTGTTGGTTACagatcgaattatttttaatttgatcaCAAAGATTGAAGATTCGTAACTGAAGAGGAATAAgcagttgaaattttcaggaaatatttacaattacatCACGAACTCCGTTCCAAACTCTAATTTAGTCATAAGTACATTGAGCgaagttaatttttaaaaattgccATTAAAGAGATTTCCAAGTCCGTCTTGTGATTAGAGCACATCttctaattgaaaaaattaaaaaaaccaaTTTCATCGTTCACATCGCAGATACGTCATACGTATGATGCTCAAAACAGATTACTTGCCCAAACTTTTTGCCTCTTTTACAAACTATACAATTCTCGCGGATAGtcgcataaaaattcaatttctgtaGACATTCACAGTTTTATTAGTTTTATTGAATCTATATAGCTCTAAACGTTGATGGGAAGAATTCCTGCATACCTATTATTAAGAATGCGGCATTTTTAGTCAGATTAGAAcagtataaaagaaaaacttgaattaaaaaaattgagatattGCTTCGTATATAACTATACGAAGCTTTCAATTTTTGGGCATCTGGCATTTCGAAGCTTTTTATACATCATTTGAACCACAGCTATATTGATGGAGAAAGTCAGACTTCATGGAAAACATGCTTATTTAATACTTTAATGTAACTGCGTGAAGATACAATTAATATGACACACAGAAATGTTTTGCTCCCCCTTGAGGAAAACAGTAGAAATTAATCGAGACAGTTCACATAGGATTAATATTTCACTCGATGATGAGCTGTATTTTCATAAGTAACATACTACATCCAATATACTATGCACCTAACTATCTTGTACGCACTTACGTAGGCATGTACGTGTTTTATCCAATTCTACAAGCGAAATTGTCATACTAATACAGATAGAATCAAAGTTttagataatattttttacgtagGATACTTCTCAGTATAGGTCGCCGATACGtatcataatatttatactaGTTCCCGAAATATACTATTGATACCAATTATTCATGTATATTTGACTTACCTTATGTCAGTATTTTCGGAGTATAACAATACTCGCATAAATGTTACTCTGTTTTAAGAATTTACCTCCGTGCAGAAATCTAATTTTGAAGTTCTAATTCTTAGTACTTTGCGTTAAGTCACAAGATACTAATCAGACCATGGTTTCCTAATGCAATTTTTTACGACGTTGACATTACTGTTTCCTACTTACTTTGGTTGCTCAacataattgttatttttacaacGTCGGATATGATTACATAAATGAATAACTATAATTATTTGTACACcttgcaaaacaaaaaaaacagtgGTTCTCGCCAGATGGTGAGTGAAAATACGAGTGGGtttgaatgaataatgaaaacagaaaattgtTTGACTGTACACGGACAACTTTCAGTGTAATTGTTATAGGAGTTACAACTTTAGAAAATTACTTCTTCCTTCATTATTGTAAATTGATATATAAGCCACTGAGACCTATATCACTTCATAAAGTATTGACTTCGGTGtctttacatatttattttatttgatgtAAGATACCAAATGATCAGAATCGAATAACAGCAAAGAATTTTGCTGGATTTACAAACTATtccaaaaataatatttcggtgaaacaattatttaccAGCACCTGCGCGGAAAGTTTGGTTTTCGAAGCCTGTGGAGCGTGGGTAAAGTGCTCCATTTCCACAGAGATCAGTAAAACAACGTTAACGTATGCGCGCAATTAAAATGTTATATTTTACACGCTTGGGAATtctttggcgcatgcgcagtttTACGCTGCAAATTTCATAATCATCGGAAATCGTCCACTACCTGCACTTGTAAAAAAGAATACTATttactataataatataacgcCATAACCTGTGCCGCAACGCACAAACTTGATGATGATAGACGTTTAAttctttttaaacaataatcaATGTACACTtagggacaatgaatctgagacggattattttttacactagacaattatgttggcaacacagaaaaacctacagcgccatagcCGGCCAAGTgcgaaactaactcaatctcaataaacttaacgtaacccatgaccgtcgaatctaaccatagaataccgcggggataatcACTTGAtggattgacacgtcaattctaaggttagattcgacagTCATGAGTTAAGTTATCTCAAAGAACATAGACGTACATGGAAGCACAGGTCTCATGGGCCCGCTGAAGCCAGCTCTTGGGATGATCTAAGCGAGTTTGGCGAGTTTATCACCGCAACCGCCGGAAACGCTCGCGGCGTTCCGTTTCCGTGTGCCAGTCGATACGTGCACTACTACATAGCGCCGCTCACATATACGAGCGAGTGGCGACGTCAAGCATTCATTTGGGGAACTAAATTGTTGGCTTCGACGTTAATACGGGACAGCCTCCTGACATacgctgctaaaagtggttcgcaaaatgtctctcgattctgccgccaatttccaccactagtggcgctagtagttgtCTGACAAGCTTGCGCGCGACCAGCGAGCGTATGCgaagtctactagcgccacgtagaggaactaaaaaGCGGGGACAaaatgcgtacaattttttagtatacgagcagtggtgTCAGGGGGTTGATACGGAACCCGTGCTTCCATGTACATCTATGTTCTttggttatgtttattgagattgaatttattttacgcttggccgactatggcgctgtaggtttctgTGTTACCGccataactgtctagtgtaaaaaaaattagccgtctcagattcattgtccccaagtgtacataacgtataatttttatgtacAGTAACCGTAAAGTATTGTAATTATCgagatatataaatatataaatatagtttTTCTCTAATGTAAAATATTGATGAAAAGAGATCTTCAATTTACTGCAGCGCTGTACAGTTGACGATAGTATTTGAACAAAGGCTGGAAttcaattcgaaattttttaactaagaaagattttcatttctcatccTGTTGTTCAAGATGGCAGTGCACTTTCGGGACAGATATTTTCTGTAAGTGGTTCAATGTCCATGGACCAGAGCACTGCAGTGTCTGTAGTAACTGTTACTTCAGGGAAGCCAGAATAGGTGTTGGAAGTACTGACGATGTTGCCAAATTCCAGTGTCGCACAATCTGAATAGAAATAGGATTCAAGTTCTCTATTTGGTTAATcaaaccatttattttgaaaattaaaatcggaTAACTCATTATGGACCAATCGCTCAGAGAAAAGTATACTCTAATTACAGCAAGCTCATAACTCGATATTTTTAAAgcaatacaaaaataatatgaatgtAATCGATAAAAAGGAATGtgataagaaaagaaattcactTAAATTATCACTAAAAACCAGGCAAAGTAAAAGAGTGTTGAGGATggccaaaattttttcgagtgGGGAATGCAAAAGTCTGATAAATAAGCAATAAAAGCGTGCAAGTAATCAAAACGTGATTAGCAATATGCcattaaaaatagaatacaaGGTGAATAGAGGATTACTAAGTACCCAAATTCCATTTAAGTCCAGCTGTCGAGATGCTTGTAACTCGAGATCCAATGGGCATCAGAGCACACCATGAATTACGTTGCAGTAATGGTTCAGGTATTGATATCTTGTGAGTCCCAGGCTGTAGAAGCCATGTCAAAGAATCACTGGAAACTTGTATTacctgaataaaataaatatcctAAGTGAGTTGTAAAAGAGATTATCAATCCATGCTTAATCTGGGCTTTgcacaaaattattttgatttaatttcaaatcttaTATGTGCCCATAGGTGTTTCTTTGTTCAGTTATAACTAAACGAAATGAAGAATTATAGAAACGTTTTCAAAGTCAGAGTAATGCCTAATACCTTAGCGAATGAATTTGTAGATGAATTTAGATTACTTGTTGATTACAACACATACAACACATACAACACCTACCTGGGTATCTCCAACAAGCTTTTTACTTTGGAACAACGTGTTGATATTGGCTATTATGTGATCCAATCTTCCAGATGTTTCCGTAAACACGTAAATCCCATCAAGCTGTGaatgtaaataattcattaattaaaattctcAATTGACTTTTAATGGTCGGTTATGTAGTATTCAGGTACATTTCTATGACATTCGTTAAAGCGGAAATTATGTCATAAATTATATGGATACAGTAACAGGCTTGGCATTAATTATTAAGTTGATGAGTGATCAAGTGTGTTAATCAAGATTAAAAATGTAACTAAATATGTAATGGATTAAAcggaaaaaactaaaaaaccAGCATAATCAAACTCAagtttaaatataaatcatacATAGTGAACGTAAGATTTAAATTCATTAgctttctcaatttttccGAATTGAGCAAAAGCTAAACAAAGCTAAATTACAGATAGTGAACTATCTGATGTTCAATAATTAGTATTGATGCATAAAACACATTTTCACCATCTTGAATTAATATTTCTACTAACCATAAAAGATTCGTGATAAACTGAATCAATGTATCCGAAGTTTGATGGATTGAGTttggtcaaaatttcaacttttctctTATTTTGCGATCTGATAGTAAACGAACATACGTTAGTGCAATACTTAGCTTCAAGTTTATCATGTTGTGCTTTTAGCAAGATTGCCAAATTTCACTTACTCTGAAGCTTTCATTATTTGAGTTTTCAATCAAGCTCGATCCATTGTACTAGGTACAACTGAGTCAAACCTAAGTCAGGGTGGCCACTCAATTCCGCTCACGGAATTCCCtaactaaaatcattattttttcctgACATTTTGATGCACAATTTGTGCAGAAATCACTAAAAACTATAGTAACCTAGGtaaagttataaaattttttaaaagttgttTAGTTCGTtcattatgatttttgaaagttgaccaaaaatgaaaatttccatttccgTGGTCTTGTTAAGTATATATCTAAGAAGGGGCTCCAagaagcgaaatatttttaaagctattatttgaacatttatgctgtttgcaatgaaaatcAAGGTTCCAAGAATTATGACTAATTAACGAATGTGTAACTTTCTGAAAAAtgaacttaaaaatttttttctaacgggacatttttctttcaagtgtTAAGAATACACTGCaatttatccaaatttttaaattgatatttaatgtagcaaaacaattattttgtgCGGTGTACTGTCTAGACGCGGGGCGTCTATGCCATAACCGTTGCGCAGAGCACTATGTTCaacgttaaattaaaattactaatACTGAAGATAGAATTCCGGGTGCTcgtacttttttattagaaacTATCTCCTCTTTAAGaatctttttaaaattttcgctagCGCTTTTACTTTTTGGGTTATTGCCAAAAAACTAAGactgcgtttttttttttgtttgttttttaataataacaattgcaACTTTTATCGGTtgggaaaatgaaaaaaacttctttCTTAGAATCGCATTTCGAATCGAATGAGCAGTCGCTGATATTTCTAGGAACCTTGGAACAATTTTTCGCAAGAATCACACTTGTGGACTGGACTATTAGGCGTCGGTGAAAGTGCGTCTCCACATGCAGTGACGGCCATAGATAAATCACACCGACGTCTGCTCGTTCTACTGAATTCATGTGACAATCAACAACTAAGCTTATAATCGTcaataagaagagaaaaaaaattgtggcGGTGCTAGTATCTCAATTTTATGGACAGGGCTTTTGAAATCCACGAGTTGTACAAAAAGTCCCCGACCAACCAAAAAATTCTCTGACATTTCCCTCACTTTTCCCTGATAtacaaaattccctgacatttcccggttttcccggttttccagaCGGGTGGCCACCCTGTAATTACACAATCTATACCAAGATTATAAATATGTAGATAGTTACATTTATCTTATTCGCTGTAGTGTAAATACCCAGTTGAAGCAGTGCTTTTGTATAGTCCGTAGCATCTTGATCAGGGGTATTTATCACATGGACCCCTAAGCGTTGCAGCTTGTGAAGCGTTGCTGGTGAAATACTGTCCATGTCGCCAGTGATTAGATCGGGAAGAAATTCTTTGCTCTGGCCATTCATCACCGATTCTCCACGAGAACCAAGGTACATTATCCATTGATCTGTTCCTCCGTCAACGGTAACTGTAGCACGGGCTAGAATTGCGCAAAAGAAAGTAATCAGTTACAACTATTACAGGAATATGAATTACTCATGTTGTGGGAAACACTTCTTGAATTAAGAGCATCACAGTAAAATGCATTTTATAGATGACTTAAGGTTCTGACTATACAATGTTCACGCAAAGCTCAATTTCTACTTGAACACTGCTTAGATTTTATATCCTTTGAATTGCACAACACAGATAGTACTATTGGGGATGTATAACTTCATGTCGAGTCAATAGATAAGGCagaaatttcataaaatgaTTGATAACGTTCAAGTCTaaatttgatcaaataaaCACATACAGCAAGGCTATTAAACAAATAGATTTGAAGAGCAAAATGCAGTTACTGAAAGATGCATGACTCTTTGCAATTTGTTTGATAAGCCAGTTGAGGAATCATACGAAGGCACCATAAAAATGTTGGAATGCTTAGAAAATATAGTTATatgcaaaaatttaactataaatattataatgacatttcaagtaaaaaaaatagattctCAATCATTTGCGGCACCGCGTCTCATATATAAGACATCTGTTTTGAATCGGTTATTTaagatttatattcaattttttaaataccgctgtcatttttttttatgtagttGAACTTCTAAGATGCCAATGTTGCTGGTTTAAGAAGGATTATGGTGATTTCGCGAATATAGTGAGCGctataattaacaaaattttgaaaatacttgtTTTTACAGAATAAATGTCATTGTGGGAAGGTTATGAGGGACTAAAAAAGTGGAACTCAGCAATCTTGGGTTTTTGCAGTCGCTAAAAATGAGctcaatataaaaaattcaaaatttaaaataacagattcaatatggcggactgaaaatataaaaattaattcgattcgcttgaaatttgttactcCAAGAGTTTTTGAGGTCGCTGAAGACGAATCGGAcatcagaatttcaaaattcaagatggcggatcgaATATGGTGGActgagaatataaaaattgatttcatttgCTGATATTagatccaccattttgaaaactgaaaacttAGGTACCCAGTTCAAGGAATTTgactgtaagaaaaaattcatgctTCAAAGGGACAAACGGAGATATCCAGTTCACAGCACGCTAGTGAAGTTTTATCTAACCTAATATGATTAAATCAATGATAAGAATAGGATTTCAAGGTGTCGCTTCAACaatgcaattttaatttttaagcTATCACTGTGAAACAtgtatgttttgtttaatGACAGTTCATGGAATTTAAAGCAATCCTAAAGTTGTAAAATGTCACGATCTTCAACCTTATTAAAGTTAATTACTCAAACCGTCAGAGGTTTACTAGTAaggaataacaaaaaaaaaaaaagtaaatcacGACTCGAATATCTGTGCTCATTGTCTTGCCGTTTCGTGAGTCTTTAATGGTTGCAATGATGGTTTTTTCGTACATACTTAAGACAATATTTATACAAGTTTTGACCTCATGTTTCGTTACATACATTTGCAAGAAATACTTACTTGGCCCTAATCTTATCTGGTGGCAGTTATAATTCCTTTTACAATACTGTTTATAAATTTGTAATCACCTTGTTCAATTTCTGAATACGACAAAGTCacagaattatttatttcgctTTATTCAAgcgaaattaattatttatttgcaaGTTTGATGTACACATGGCAAGTCATTCCATGCTAAATCGTTCGCTCTAAAAACAGTCgggttttcaaattttatgaaGATACATGAATATACTATAGTCTTTGATCCGAGAGAATTCCCCTAATTTTTCCGTCAAATCTAAGTGACACCATTTTCGGAGTTATGCgcagtaaaaaattttaaacaatagCAAAATAGCTGCACACTGCAATCTTTCAAGGCTCATATCTCCGAACCTATTTATCGAAGATGGGCTCCAGACAGGACTCACTTAAAAGCTAATAAAAATGCTCTTTAGGACATaaacatgtatattaatttCAGTATCCATATAGTCCATCATGTTTTTCCATTGGTATAagtattcaaatgaatttttcactgtGATCTACACCACTGAAAATTCTCATAAAAATATTGACCTGTTGTTCATACAATTTTCAACGGAACATGAAATTTTGATGTTGGAGAAACAATGGAGTCTATGTGAAAGAAACAAGGAGCCCAAAAATTTGCGCGCCTTATACCTAAGAAGCTGAATTTTATACAAGAACTGCAATTGTGTCAGGTATTTGTTGTCGAAATTCATACATTCAGCTTCAACGTCTGCCGCCATAAATGCGCTACGCAATCCAAAAAGATTTCTGAGAAATTTGGCAGTTTCATTGTATTGTAAGGGTATTACTTCGTAGCACCACCAACAATATTGTTTTCGTTTGGTTAAATTAGTTTACTGAAACTAAGAGGGAAGTCAAGTATAACagtttatttttgtcaaaGCGATCAGCAGCACCTTGTCGGACCATGCTTCTCTACTACAATCAGAAAGCGAAATAACTGCGGAAACTTTGTCTTTGACAAAAACGTGCACTTATTGTAgtgttgtaaataataaatgattattGGGATTAACGAACCAAAACTGTTTCAATCATTACTtatgcaaaattttcttttatatagGTCACGTCCCGTTAGACTGTATAAAAAGAACGAAATTTCCTCACTTTTCACATACGCCACATTatatattcattataaaaatGCCTAGTTTTATATAAATTGGAATGAGGAATATGCAggtattttttaaagaattccAGGTCGTTTAGTCTAttgtgaaaaatgcttttaaatatttgtatcaatgaaaaaagacATATCGCCACGAGAGAACTAGAATGTCACTAGCGTTTACTAccattttttggaaatttttgactATGTAGTTCTCAGAACActaaaattcagaaaaaatcaGGGAAATTCTCACAGGGCAAAGCCAACATATTCACAGGCTTTTAtcaaatttgcaaatattaATGTCAATTTTGCCCTAAAAGTGTGCAGTATGATGTGGAATGACTGATATGC is a window encoding:
- the LOC124297542 gene encoding thiamin pyrophosphokinase 1 isoform X1, whose product is MHGLLGRSKKSMGRNHGSEGFSLSELRNSRIATSEESVPILTGVNISTRSWTTWNPLNIFTCPPTYGHAVVILNRPIRLKCSILRNVWKKARATVTVDGGTDQWIMYLGSRGESVMNGQSKEFLPDLITGDMDSISPATLHKLQRLGVHVINTPDQDATDYTKALLQLGIYTTANKINLDGIYVFTETSGRLDHIIANINTLFQSKKLVGDTQVIQVSSDSLTWLLQPGTHKISIPEPLLQRNSWCALMPIGSRVTSISTAGLKWNLDCATLEFGNIVSTSNTYSGFPEVTVTTDTAVLWSMDIEPLTENICPESALPS
- the LOC124297542 gene encoding thiamin pyrophosphokinase 1 isoform X2, which encodes MNTQSEAAIGNGGESSEESVPILTGVNISTRSWTTWNPLNIFTCPPTYGHAVVILNRPIRLKCSILRNVWKKARATVTVDGGTDQWIMYLGSRGESVMNGQSKEFLPDLITGDMDSISPATLHKLQRLGVHVINTPDQDATDYTKALLQLGIYTTANKINLDGIYVFTETSGRLDHIIANINTLFQSKKLVGDTQVIQVSSDSLTWLLQPGTHKISIPEPLLQRNSWCALMPIGSRVTSISTAGLKWNLDCATLEFGNIVSTSNTYSGFPEVTVTTDTAVLWSMDIEPLTENICPESALPS